In Streptomyces sp. NBC_00414, a single window of DNA contains:
- a CDS encoding glyoxalase, with the protein MLTAVDHVQLAAPPGAEAVLRDYYVGVLGMTEIPKPPALAARGGCWFRAGAVQLHLGIEADFRPARKAHPGLRVTGIEAYADRLAALGAPVGWDDLLPGHRRFYSEDPVGNRLEFLEPLPTF; encoded by the coding sequence GTGCTGACCGCTGTGGATCATGTGCAGCTCGCCGCGCCGCCGGGGGCCGAGGCGGTCCTGCGCGACTACTACGTCGGCGTCCTCGGGATGACGGAGATCCCCAAGCCGCCCGCGCTCGCCGCGCGCGGGGGCTGCTGGTTCCGGGCCGGGGCGGTTCAGCTGCATCTGGGGATCGAGGCGGACTTCCGTCCTGCGAGGAAGGCCCATCCAGGGCTGCGGGTGACGGGCATCGAGGCGTACGCGGACCGGCTCGCCGCCTTGGGCGCACCGGTCGGCTGGGACGACCTGCTTCCCGGACACCGTCGTTTCTACTCGGAGGACCCGGTGGGCAACCGGCTGGAGTTCTTGGAGCCGCTACCGACCTTCTGA
- a CDS encoding MarR family winged helix-turn-helix transcriptional regulator, with translation MEDEVDRLVAAWRRERPDLDVEPLEVLSRVSRLARHLDRARRIAFAEHALEPWEFDVLTSLRRAGAPYQLSPGQLLTQTLVTSGTMTNRIDRLAKKDLVERLPDPSDRRGVLVRLTEEGRDRADQALAGLLDQERAILAELSRAQRGELAGLLRQLTAPFDNIPG, from the coding sequence ATGGAGGACGAGGTCGATCGGTTGGTCGCAGCATGGCGCCGGGAGCGCCCCGACCTCGACGTGGAACCGCTCGAAGTGCTCAGCCGCGTGAGCAGGCTCGCCCGGCATCTGGACCGCGCGCGGCGGATCGCGTTCGCCGAGCACGCCCTGGAGCCCTGGGAGTTCGACGTGCTCACCTCGCTGAGGCGGGCGGGAGCCCCGTACCAGCTCTCCCCCGGGCAGTTGCTCACCCAGACCCTCGTCACCTCGGGCACGATGACGAACCGTATCGACCGGCTCGCGAAGAAGGACCTGGTCGAGCGCCTCCCGGACCCCAGCGACCGCCGGGGCGTACTCGTCCGGCTCACCGAGGAGGGCCGCGACCGCGCCGACCAGGCACTCGCCGGACTCCTCGACCAGGAGCGGGCGATCCTCGCGGAACTCAGCCGGGCCCAGCGCGGTGAACTGGCCGGGCTGCTACGCCAGCTGACCGCCCCGTTCGACAACATCCCCGGCTAG
- the galE gene encoding UDP-glucose 4-epimerase GalE, giving the protein MSGKYLVTGGAGYVGSVVAQHLLEAGHEVTVLDNLSTGFREGVPAGAAFIEGDIRDAAKWLDPSFDAVLHFAAFSQVGESVVKPEKYWDNNVGGTMALLAAMREAGVRKLVFSSTAATYGEPETTPITESAPTSPTNPYGASKLAVDHMITGEAAAHGLAAVSLRYFNVAGAYGSSGERHDPESHLIPLVLQVAQGRRDAISVYGDDYPTPDGTCVRDYIHVADLAEAHLLAVAAAQPGEHLICNLGNGNGFSVREVIETVREVTGHPIPEVAAPRRAGDPAILVASAATARERLGWNPSRADLAGIVADAWEFAQRNDVKAEGH; this is encoded by the coding sequence ATGAGTGGGAAGTACCTGGTCACCGGCGGTGCGGGCTATGTGGGAAGCGTGGTCGCGCAGCACCTGCTGGAGGCGGGCCACGAGGTGACCGTCCTCGACAACCTCTCCACCGGCTTCCGCGAGGGTGTCCCGGCCGGGGCCGCCTTCATCGAGGGCGACATCCGCGACGCCGCGAAGTGGCTGGACCCCTCCTTCGACGCCGTGCTGCACTTCGCCGCGTTCTCGCAGGTCGGCGAGTCGGTCGTGAAGCCCGAGAAGTACTGGGACAACAACGTCGGCGGCACGATGGCCCTGCTCGCCGCGATGCGCGAGGCGGGCGTCCGCAAGCTGGTCTTCTCCTCCACCGCGGCGACGTACGGCGAGCCGGAGACGACCCCGATCACCGAGTCCGCGCCGACGTCCCCCACGAACCCGTACGGTGCCTCGAAGCTGGCCGTCGACCACATGATCACGGGCGAGGCCGCCGCGCACGGGCTGGCCGCCGTATCGCTGCGCTACTTCAACGTGGCCGGCGCGTACGGCAGCAGCGGTGAGCGGCACGACCCCGAGTCGCACCTCATCCCGCTCGTCCTCCAGGTCGCCCAGGGCCGCCGCGACGCCATCTCGGTCTACGGCGACGACTACCCGACGCCGGACGGCACCTGCGTCCGCGATTACATCCATGTGGCCGACCTCGCGGAGGCGCATCTGCTGGCCGTCGCCGCCGCGCAGCCCGGCGAGCACCTGATCTGCAACCTCGGCAACGGCAACGGCTTCTCGGTCCGCGAGGTGATCGAGACCGTCCGCGAGGTGACCGGACACCCGATCCCCGAGGTCGCGGCCCCGCGCCGGGCGGGCGACCCGGCGATCCTCGTCGCCTCGGCCGCCACGGCCCGCGAACGGCTCGGCTGGAACCCGTCCCGCGCGGATCTCGCGGGAATCGTCGCGGACGCGTGGGAGTTCGCACAGCGGAACGATGTGAAGGCGGAGGGGCACTAG
- a CDS encoding helix-turn-helix transcriptional regulator, with the protein MGVRLMVVDDHRLLAEALASALKLRGHRVLAAAAPAAGAAELVITRAPEVCLIGTATPAEPGIFDPVVKIKRERPQVAVLVLGPVPNPRGIAAAFAAGASGYVRHDERIEGVERAIMKARAGEAAVAPQLLQGAFSELLNPAAQPDDEGQRLLQMLTPREVEVLVRVADGEDTRLIAAGMGIAPSTARTHVQRVLMKLGVGSRLEAAALAARTGLLDRAGPVSQHSVPGGGQEA; encoded by the coding sequence ATGGGAGTGCGGCTCATGGTGGTCGACGACCACCGACTGCTCGCCGAGGCGCTCGCCTCGGCCTTGAAACTGCGCGGACACCGCGTGCTGGCCGCGGCCGCACCCGCCGCGGGAGCGGCGGAGCTGGTGATCACAAGGGCGCCGGAGGTGTGCCTGATCGGTACGGCCACGCCTGCCGAACCGGGCATCTTCGACCCGGTGGTGAAGATCAAGCGGGAGCGGCCGCAGGTCGCGGTGCTGGTCCTCGGACCGGTGCCCAACCCGCGCGGTATCGCCGCCGCGTTCGCCGCCGGCGCCTCGGGATACGTACGGCACGACGAGCGGATAGAGGGTGTCGAACGCGCCATCATGAAGGCCCGTGCGGGAGAGGCGGCGGTGGCGCCGCAGCTCCTCCAGGGAGCCTTCAGCGAGCTTCTCAATCCGGCCGCGCAGCCCGACGACGAGGGGCAGCGGCTGCTCCAGATGCTGACGCCCCGCGAGGTCGAGGTGCTGGTGCGGGTGGCCGACGGCGAGGACACCCGGCTCATCGCGGCCGGCATGGGCATAGCGCCGAGCACCGCCCGCACGCATGTGCAGCGGGTCCTGATGAAGCTGGGCGTGGGCTCCCGCCTTGAGGCGGCCGCCCTGGCGGCCCGTACGGGCCTCCTGGACCGCGCGGGCCCGGTGTCGCAGCACTCGGTACCGGGCGGGGGGCAGGAGGCCTAG
- a CDS encoding trans-aconitate 2-methyltransferase gives MSATTTPTWDPGQYLRHAGHRARPFAELLGRVPALPGEPARIADLGCGPGNVTTQLAERWPAAYVTGFDNSPEMLARAEEHAGPTAGGGRLDFGHADLTEWAPAETYDLIVSNAALQWVPGHLEAFGPWLDALAPGGTFAFQVPNNIDAPLHTLMRELAASPRWKGRLAGVLRGADSVHDPLVYLDRLARLGCEVDVWETTYMQLLQGEDAVLDWSKGTGMRPALTALADDPDARDAFTAEYRDLLRDAYPTAPYGTVLPFRRLFVVARKVG, from the coding sequence ATGTCCGCCACCACCACTCCCACCTGGGATCCGGGGCAGTACCTGCGTCACGCCGGGCACCGCGCCCGTCCCTTCGCGGAGCTGCTCGGCCGCGTCCCCGCCCTGCCCGGCGAACCGGCCCGTATCGCCGACCTGGGCTGCGGCCCCGGCAATGTCACCACCCAGCTCGCCGAGCGCTGGCCTGCCGCGTACGTCACCGGGTTCGACAACTCCCCGGAGATGCTGGCCCGGGCCGAGGAGCATGCGGGGCCGACAGCCGGTGGCGGTCGCCTGGACTTCGGCCACGCGGACCTCACGGAGTGGGCGCCGGCGGAGACGTACGACCTGATCGTCTCGAACGCCGCGCTGCAGTGGGTGCCGGGGCATCTGGAGGCGTTCGGGCCGTGGCTCGACGCGCTGGCACCGGGCGGCACCTTCGCCTTCCAAGTGCCGAACAACATCGACGCGCCCCTGCACACCCTGATGCGCGAACTCGCCGCCTCCCCGCGGTGGAAGGGGCGGCTGGCCGGAGTTCTCCGGGGCGCGGACTCGGTGCACGACCCGCTCGTCTATCTGGACCGGCTGGCGCGGCTCGGGTGCGAGGTGGATGTGTGGGAGACGACCTACATGCAGCTTCTGCAGGGCGAGGACGCCGTTCTCGACTGGTCCAAGGGGACCGGGATGCGGCCGGCTCTCACGGCTCTCGCCGACGACCCGGACGCCAGGGACGCCTTCACCGCCGAGTACCGGGACCTGCTCCGGGACGCTTATCCGACGGCCCCGTACGGCACGGTTCTGCCGTTCCGGCGGCTGTTCGTGGTGGCGAGGAAGGTCGGCTGA
- the galT gene encoding galactose-1-phosphate uridylyltransferase yields the protein MKKTSTRLADGRELIYYDSRDDTVRDAVDRRPLDRTVTTSEVRRDPLLGDAVAIASHRQGRIYHPPADECPLCPSEGDRLSEIPDSSYDVAVFENRFPSLAGDSGRCEVVCFTSNHDASFADLTEEQAGLVLEAWTDRTAELSHLPAVEQVFCFENRGAEIGVTLGHPHGQIYAYPFTTPRTALMLRSLAAHKEATGGENLFDAVLERELADERVVLETEHWVAFVPFSAHWPYEVHLYPRRRVPDLLGLDEGARTEFPKVYLELLRRFDRIFGEGEPPTPYISAWHQAPFGTLEEFDGVVREDFALHLELFTIRRTSGKLKFLAGSESGMNVFINDVPPETAAQRLREVASS from the coding sequence GTGAAGAAGACCTCGACCCGGCTGGCCGACGGTCGTGAGCTCATCTACTACGACTCGCGCGACGACACGGTGCGCGACGCGGTGGACCGGCGCCCGCTGGACCGGACGGTCACCACTTCGGAGGTACGGCGGGACCCGCTGCTCGGTGACGCGGTGGCCATCGCCTCGCACCGACAGGGCCGCATCTACCACCCGCCGGCCGACGAATGTCCGCTGTGCCCCTCCGAGGGCGACCGGCTGAGCGAGATCCCCGACTCCTCGTACGACGTCGCGGTGTTCGAGAACCGCTTCCCGTCGCTGGCCGGGGACTCCGGGCGGTGCGAGGTCGTCTGCTTCACCTCGAACCACGACGCGTCCTTCGCCGACCTGACCGAGGAGCAGGCGGGTCTCGTCCTGGAGGCGTGGACCGACCGCACGGCGGAGCTGTCCCATCTCCCCGCCGTGGAGCAGGTGTTCTGTTTCGAGAACCGCGGCGCCGAGATCGGTGTGACCCTCGGACACCCGCACGGGCAGATCTACGCGTACCCCTTCACTACCCCCCGGACGGCTCTGATGCTCCGCTCGCTGGCGGCGCACAAGGAGGCGACCGGCGGGGAGAACCTCTTCGACGCCGTGCTGGAGCGCGAGCTCGCCGACGAGCGGGTCGTCCTGGAGACCGAGCACTGGGTGGCCTTCGTGCCGTTCTCGGCGCACTGGCCGTACGAGGTGCACCTGTACCCGCGCCGCCGCGTGCCCGACCTGCTGGGCCTGGACGAGGGTGCCCGCACAGAGTTCCCCAAGGTCTATCTGGAACTGTTGAGGCGCTTCGACCGGATCTTCGGCGAAGGTGAGCCTCCGACGCCGTACATCTCGGCCTGGCACCAGGCGCCGTTCGGCACGCTGGAGGAGTTCGACGGAGTGGTGCGTGAGGACTTCGCGCTCCACCTTGAGCTTTTCACCATCCGCCGCACTTCCGGCAAGCTGAAGTTCCTCGCGGGTTCCGAGTCCGGCATGAACGTGTTCATCAACGACGTGCCGCCGGAGACCGCGGCCCAGCGACTGCGAGAGGTAGCGAGTTCATGA
- a CDS encoding response regulator transcription factor: protein MVRIRVLVVDDHRIFAESLAAALAAEPDVDVSAAGSGPAALRCLERAVAEGRRFDVLLVDADLGGNVPGVRPAVPVHDNNEEGLVDGISLVAGVRSGQPSVRTVVLAEKDDPRRAALALQAGASGWVAKDCSLSRLLTVIRGVLRDETHLPPALLTGVLRELTAARKHRTESERLVESLTPREREVLRCMVAGLGRKAVAERLFLSPHTVRTHMQNVLGKLGVHSTLAAVALARRAGVGPVDLAGDVVERGGQLA from the coding sequence GTGGTTCGCATCCGTGTTCTGGTCGTCGACGACCACCGTATCTTCGCCGAGTCGCTCGCTGCCGCCCTGGCTGCCGAGCCCGACGTCGACGTATCCGCGGCGGGCAGTGGCCCGGCCGCGCTGCGCTGCCTCGAACGGGCGGTCGCGGAAGGCCGGAGGTTCGACGTGCTGCTCGTCGACGCCGACCTCGGCGGCAACGTGCCGGGTGTCCGCCCGGCCGTGCCCGTGCACGACAACAACGAAGAAGGCCTGGTCGACGGCATCTCGCTGGTGGCCGGCGTCCGTTCGGGCCAGCCCAGTGTCCGTACCGTCGTGCTCGCCGAGAAGGACGATCCGCGTCGTGCGGCTCTCGCCCTGCAGGCGGGCGCCTCGGGCTGGGTGGCCAAGGACTGCTCGTTGTCCCGGCTGCTGACGGTCATCCGGGGTGTGCTGCGGGACGAGACGCATCTGCCGCCGGCTCTGCTCACCGGCGTCCTGCGTGAGCTGACCGCCGCCCGCAAGCACCGCACCGAGAGCGAGCGGCTGGTGGAGTCGTTGACGCCGCGCGAGCGCGAGGTGCTGCGCTGCATGGTGGCCGGGCTGGGGCGGAAGGCCGTCGCCGAGCGGCTGTTCCTCTCCCCGCACACCGTCCGCACCCATATGCAGAACGTGCTGGGGAAGCTGGGCGTGCACTCGACCCTCGCGGCCGTGGCGCTCGCCCGCCGGGCCGGGGTCGGTCCGGTGGACCTAGCCGGGGATGTTGTCGAACGGGGCGGTCAGCTGGCGTAG
- a CDS encoding TetR/AcrR family transcriptional regulator, protein MIDGVADSSTPSNEKPRRARRTRMTGAERRAQLLEIGRTLFAQKGFEATSVEEIAAKAGVSKPVVYEHFGGKEGLYAVVVDREMRRLLDGVTSSLTAGHPRELCEQAAFALLDYIEEYTDGFRILVRDSPIPQSTGSFASLISDIATQVEDILGREFKRRGFDPKLAPLYAQALVGMVALTGQWWLDVRRPKKAEVAAHLVNLAWHGLDGLEAKPRLIGRRKS, encoded by the coding sequence ATGATTGACGGCGTGGCCGACTCCAGCACTCCCAGCAATGAAAAGCCGCGGCGCGCCCGCCGCACCCGGATGACCGGGGCGGAACGGCGGGCCCAGTTGCTGGAGATCGGCCGCACCCTCTTCGCCCAGAAGGGCTTCGAGGCGACGTCGGTGGAGGAGATCGCGGCGAAGGCCGGCGTCTCCAAGCCGGTCGTCTACGAGCACTTCGGCGGCAAGGAGGGCCTGTACGCGGTGGTGGTGGACCGCGAGATGCGCCGCCTCCTCGACGGCGTGACCAGCTCCCTCACCGCAGGCCACCCCCGCGAACTCTGCGAACAGGCGGCCTTCGCGCTCCTCGACTACATCGAGGAGTACACGGACGGCTTCCGCATCCTGGTCCGCGACTCCCCGATCCCCCAGTCGACGGGCAGCTTCGCGTCCCTGATCTCGGACATCGCCACGCAGGTGGAGGACATCCTGGGCCGCGAGTTCAAGCGCCGGGGCTTCGACCCCAAACTGGCCCCCCTCTACGCCCAGGCCCTGGTGGGCATGGTCGCCCTCACGGGCCAGTGGTGGCTGGACGTCCGCCGCCCCAAGAAGGCGGAGGTGGCCGCCCACCTGGTCAACCTGGCCTGGCACGGCCTGGACGGCCTGGAGGCGAAGCCTCGCCTGATAGGGCGCCGAAAGAGTTAA
- a CDS encoding type II toxin-antitoxin system RelE family toxin — protein sequence MNYRITWEPSATNAAVRFLKDDPAGLAAVYEAVDTLAKEPRPTGSTAYGPNIRRLRVGDYRVLYVLDEDVIRILVTHLGRTP from the coding sequence ATGAACTACCGAATCACCTGGGAACCGAGCGCCACGAACGCGGCCGTGCGGTTCCTCAAGGACGATCCCGCGGGGCTCGCCGCCGTCTACGAAGCCGTCGACACCCTCGCCAAGGAACCGCGCCCCACCGGCTCCACCGCCTACGGCCCGAACATCCGCCGCCTACGCGTCGGCGACTACCGCGTCCTCTACGTGCTCGACGAGGACGTGATCCGGATCCTCGTCACCCACCTGGGCCGGACGCCTTGA
- a CDS encoding sodium:solute symporter family protein, whose amino-acid sequence MQTPTYLAAELRLPTNWLDYTILAIYFVVVLGIGFAARRSVKTSLDFFLSGRSLPAWVTGLAFVAANLGATEILGMAANSAQYGVYTVHWYWIGAIPAMVFLGLVMMPFYYGSKVRSVPEFLLLRFDRGAHLLSSVLFAFAAVLIAGVNLYALAIVVEALLGWPEWVSIVVAGAFVLAYITLGGLSSAIYNEVLQFFVILAALIPLTLLGLKKVGGWDGLTDSLTASHGSDFTTAWGGTGIGSDNPLGANWLTIVLGLGFVLSFGYWTTNFAEVQRALSAKNLSAAQRTPLIAAFPKIFIVFLVMIPGLVAAVLVPKIGTSASDLQYNDAIPYLMEDLLPNGVLGIAVTGLLAAFMAGMAANISSFNTVFTNDIWGKYVKRDEEDAYYVRFGRLITVVGVVASIGTAFLASSFSNIMSYLQTLFSFFNVPMFVVFIVGMFWKRASMKSGFWGLLAGTTAAMVNYFVLYKQDIIGIPSDQGANFVSAIAGFVAGAVVMFAVSLFTAPKPAEELRGLVYGTSSPGMEEPAGAGDDAWYRSPALLGWGAIVLAAACYIPFSF is encoded by the coding sequence ATGCAGACCCCCACATACCTGGCCGCGGAGCTGCGGCTCCCCACCAACTGGCTCGACTACACGATCCTGGCGATCTACTTCGTCGTCGTGCTCGGCATCGGCTTCGCCGCCCGGCGCTCGGTGAAGACCAGCCTCGACTTCTTCCTGTCCGGGCGTTCACTGCCCGCCTGGGTGACCGGGCTGGCCTTCGTCGCCGCCAACCTCGGCGCGACCGAGATCCTGGGCATGGCCGCGAACAGCGCCCAGTACGGCGTCTACACCGTGCACTGGTACTGGATCGGCGCGATCCCCGCCATGGTCTTCCTGGGCCTGGTGATGATGCCCTTCTACTACGGCTCGAAGGTCAGGTCCGTACCCGAGTTCCTGCTGCTGCGCTTCGACCGGGGCGCGCATCTGCTCAGTTCCGTGCTGTTCGCCTTCGCGGCGGTCCTCATCGCGGGCGTGAACCTCTACGCGCTCGCCATCGTCGTCGAGGCGCTGCTCGGCTGGCCGGAGTGGGTGTCGATCGTCGTCGCGGGCGCCTTCGTGCTCGCGTACATCACCCTCGGCGGTCTGTCGTCGGCGATCTACAACGAGGTGCTGCAGTTCTTCGTCATCCTCGCCGCGCTCATCCCGCTCACGCTGCTGGGCCTGAAGAAGGTCGGCGGCTGGGACGGTCTGACCGACTCCCTCACGGCGAGCCACGGCAGCGACTTCACCACCGCGTGGGGCGGCACCGGCATCGGCAGCGACAACCCGCTCGGCGCCAACTGGCTGACCATCGTCCTGGGCCTCGGCTTCGTGCTCTCCTTCGGCTACTGGACGACGAACTTCGCCGAGGTGCAGCGCGCCCTGTCCGCGAAGAACCTGTCGGCGGCCCAGCGCACCCCGCTCATCGCCGCGTTCCCGAAGATCTTCATCGTCTTCCTGGTGATGATCCCCGGCCTCGTCGCGGCCGTGCTCGTACCGAAGATCGGGACCTCCGCCTCCGACCTCCAGTACAACGACGCGATCCCGTACCTGATGGAGGACCTGCTCCCCAACGGAGTCCTCGGCATCGCGGTGACGGGCCTGCTGGCGGCCTTCATGGCGGGCATGGCGGCCAACATCTCGTCCTTCAACACCGTCTTCACCAACGACATCTGGGGCAAGTACGTGAAGCGGGACGAGGAGGACGCGTACTACGTGCGCTTCGGCCGTCTCATCACGGTGGTCGGCGTGGTGGCGTCGATCGGCACGGCGTTCCTGGCGTCGTCCTTCTCGAACATCATGAGTTACCTCCAGACGCTGTTCTCCTTCTTCAACGTGCCGATGTTCGTCGTCTTCATCGTCGGCATGTTCTGGAAGCGGGCGTCCATGAAGTCCGGGTTCTGGGGGCTGCTCGCGGGCACCACGGCCGCGATGGTCAACTACTTCGTCCTCTACAAGCAGGACATCATCGGCATCCCCTCCGACCAGGGCGCCAACTTCGTCTCCGCGATCGCCGGGTTCGTGGCCGGCGCGGTCGTCATGTTCGCGGTCTCCCTCTTCACCGCCCCGAAGCCGGCGGAGGAGCTGCGGGGGCTGGTGTACGGAACCAGCTCCCCCGGCATGGAGGAACCGGCCGGCGCGGGCGACGACGCCTGGTACCGCAGCCCCGCCCTGCTCGGCTGGGGTGCCATCGTCCTGGCCGCCGCCTGCTACATCCCGTTCTCGTTCTGA
- a CDS encoding type II toxin-antitoxin system Phd/YefM family antitoxin, whose product MTEIAISAARSQLGDLVRRAAHGRETIALTDHGHVAALLVSPQVIEDLEDALAAADYQRRKAEGTLGEGVSHEEVGRMLGLRP is encoded by the coding sequence ATGACTGAGATCGCGATCAGCGCCGCCCGTTCCCAGCTCGGTGACCTCGTCCGGCGCGCGGCCCACGGCCGCGAGACCATCGCCCTCACCGACCACGGTCACGTGGCGGCGCTACTCGTCTCGCCGCAGGTCATAGAGGACTTGGAGGACGCGCTCGCAGCCGCCGACTACCAGCGCCGCAAGGCGGAGGGGACGCTGGGAGAGGGCGTAAGCCACGAGGAAGTCGGGCGCATGCTGGGGCTGCGGCCATGA
- the galK gene encoding galactokinase, with amino-acid sequence MGAQVAVQQVRGGFEKLYGTAPEGIWAAPGRVNLIGEYTDFNEGFVMPLALPHTAVAAVSRRDDGVLRLHSADIEGPVVELHVDDLAPLTNTSWAAYPAGVVWVLRTAGHAITGADIHLASTVPTGAGLSSSAALEVVTALALNDLYELGLTGPELARVSQRAENDFVGVPCGVMDQTASACCTEGHALHLDCRDLSIRQVPFDLPAQGLQLLVVDSRVKHALGDGAYAERREGCEEGARQLGVPFLRDLAYEDLDAALARLSDERVRRYVRHVVSDDHRVEEVIALLDAGDIRGIGPILTAGHASLRDDLRISCAELDLVVATANQAGALGARMTGGGFGGSAVVLVEAADVDTVTKAVEEAFVAAGYTAPRVFPAVPSEGARRVA; translated from the coding sequence GTGGGGGCACAGGTAGCGGTTCAGCAGGTCCGCGGCGGCTTCGAGAAGCTGTACGGGACCGCTCCCGAGGGGATCTGGGCGGCGCCCGGCCGGGTCAACCTGATCGGTGAGTACACCGACTTCAACGAGGGCTTCGTCATGCCGCTCGCGCTGCCGCACACGGCGGTGGCGGCGGTCTCGCGCCGCGACGACGGAGTACTGCGCCTGCACTCGGCCGACATCGAGGGCCCGGTCGTAGAACTGCACGTCGACGACCTCGCCCCGCTGACGAACACCAGCTGGGCGGCCTACCCCGCGGGTGTCGTCTGGGTCCTGCGCACGGCAGGGCACGCCATCACGGGCGCGGACATCCACCTCGCCTCGACGGTCCCGACGGGCGCGGGTCTGTCCTCGTCGGCGGCGCTCGAAGTGGTGACGGCCCTGGCCTTGAACGACCTGTACGAACTCGGCCTCACCGGGCCCGAGCTGGCCCGCGTCTCCCAGCGCGCGGAGAACGACTTCGTGGGCGTGCCCTGCGGGGTCATGGACCAGACGGCGTCCGCCTGCTGCACGGAGGGCCACGCCCTCCACCTCGACTGCCGCGACCTGTCTATCCGGCAGGTCCCCTTCGACCTCCCGGCCCAGGGCCTGCAACTCCTGGTCGTCGACAGCCGCGTCAAGCACGCGCTGGGCGACGGGGCGTACGCGGAGCGGCGGGAGGGCTGCGAGGAGGGTGCGCGGCAGCTGGGCGTCCCGTTCCTGCGCGACCTGGCGTACGAGGACCTGGACGCGGCGCTGGCCCGCCTCTCGGACGAGCGGGTGCGTCGCTACGTACGCCATGTGGTGTCGGACGACCACCGGGTCGAGGAGGTCATCGCCCTGCTCGACGCGGGCGACATCCGGGGGATCGGCCCCATCCTGACGGCCGGCCACGCTTCTCTCCGCGACGACCTCCGCATCTCCTGCGCGGAGCTGGACCTCGTCGTCGCGACGGCGAACCAGGCCGGTGCGCTGGGGGCCCGTATGACGGGCGGCGGTTTCGGCGGATCGGCGGTCGTGCTGGTCGAGGCGGCGGACGTCGACACGGTCACGAAGGCTGTGGAGGAAGCGTTCGTTGCTGCGGGGTACACCGCGCCGCGGGTGTTCCCGGCGGTGCCGTCGGAGGGCGCCCGCCGGGTGGCCTGA
- a CDS encoding GNAT family N-acetyltransferase has product MVSRMFRIETEVDKERSQFLRSRLREANVAASPMLRSLRGTPGEREVPLHVWALEADGSVVGGLVGHTWATWLHVAYLWVDERCRGGGLGSHLLSRAEHLARTSRGCRSSRLETWDFQAPGFYLKQGYEVVCVIPDYPPGITEYTLTKHLP; this is encoded by the coding sequence ATGGTGAGCCGTATGTTTCGTATTGAGACAGAAGTCGACAAAGAGCGTAGCCAATTTCTACGGTCTCGGCTGCGGGAGGCCAATGTCGCGGCCTCACCGATGCTGCGCTCTCTGCGCGGAACGCCTGGTGAACGGGAAGTTCCGCTCCATGTCTGGGCATTGGAGGCGGACGGCTCGGTCGTGGGCGGGCTGGTCGGGCACACCTGGGCGACATGGCTGCATGTCGCCTATCTCTGGGTCGACGAGCGGTGTCGCGGGGGCGGACTCGGATCGCATCTGCTGTCCCGGGCGGAACATCTGGCTCGTACGTCCCGCGGGTGCCGCAGTTCCCGGCTGGAGACGTGGGACTTCCAGGCTCCCGGCTTCTACCTGAAGCAGGGGTACGAGGTGGTGTGCGTGATCCCCGACTACCCCCCGGGCATCACGGAGTACACCCTGACCAAGCACCTGCCCTGA